The following is a genomic window from Pongo pygmaeus isolate AG05252 chromosome 22, NHGRI_mPonPyg2-v2.0_pri, whole genome shotgun sequence.
aaaaaaaaaaaaaaaaaaaaaaaaaagcatggcagTCCTGTGGTCcgatactcgagaggctgaggcaggaatttcACTTGAGCCCACatggttgaggttgcagtgagctgtgccactgcactacagcaagaccctgtctccccaactaaaaaaagaaaatacatgttcgtataatttaaaaagaggccaggagttcaagaccagcctggtcaatatggcgaaactccatctatactaaaaatacaaaaattagctgggcgtggtggtgcccacctgtaaccccagctacttgggaggctgaggcaggagaatagcttgaacccgagttggaggttgcagtgagccgagatcgcaccactgcactccagccggtgacagagtgggactccctcttaaaacaaaaacaaacatgaaaaaacaaaacaaaaaaaatagctaggcttggtggtgtgtgcttgtaatcccagctactcaagaggctgaggcacggcgcgagaatcacttgaacccgggaggcaggggttgcagtgagttgagatcacgccactgcactccatccagcctggacagcagcgcaagactccatctcgaaaagaaagtaaaaaggatttcatataatttatatatttccaCATAATTTCTTTGATGTAACCatcttatataatttttgtttctttttttaatgggaggaaagcaaaaggaaaatatgtACCAAGTAAAAATGctaggaggtttttttttaaatcaataatttatCCTATCAAAGTAGAGTACTTCTTAAAAGCTAGGTTATGCAGATTTTTATTACCTTAAGCATTTGCATTGTGGCACCTCGGAAAGCAACAGGGGACAAGAGGGTTGGAGGAAGTCCTGCCTGTGGACCTGAGGTAGCAACTAAACTCTTAGAGTTAATCAAAAAATTGAGCAATGTAAAGGTGTTGATTCCTTTTACCAACACAACAGACtcaggtctgtgatccatttgtACTTCATGTTTCTCTTTACGCCTGAAGATGACGATCAAGGAAATTGCAAAAGCAAATCTCACCTAATGTGGAAAGCAGTTATCTTGATTCTGAATCACCCAAGACTCCTTTTCTCCATAATGAAATGGAAATCCTCTTGCTACCTCTCTTTACCGAATCATAAGGCATATGTTTCAATCAAAACGTTAACAATCTGAATTTGCTACAAACTGACACCTAAACCTAATTTCTTCTTTAGTCAAAACACACCTATTCTCCCAAAATCATAATTGAACGTTTTGATTAAAAAAGGTTTAATAGTTCACCATTTACTGATACTTAGGGGCTTATTTAATATTACAATGGAGAATTAGTTTTAATATGACCTGAAGATAATTTAAGATTACAGTCATATAAAACTGCCAATGTTAAACTTCTCACTAACGTCATTCAATGAAAATTAATTCTAGTTAACAACAACTGAAAGGATACAGCTTGATAGATAGTATGtctggctttttaattttatcttgcaCACCCATCTCTTCCAGCCAGGAAAAACTTTCCTCTTCATCTTCATCACTGATGGCTTGCTCCCTAGGAAATTGCTACAGTTAGAGTCTCTATTTCACAAAGCTGTTCCTGTGCAAATCTATTTCATGAGTCCATAAGTCAGTGGAtgatataaaaagttattttaatcacATACTCCCCATATCCCAAGCTTGTTCCAGATGCTGTCTCCTTCTTATGGCCACTTTCTTTTATTAAAGGCAGAGAAAATTCAATACctatatgaggaaaaaaaatgtaactgaGTTTTCATTTAAAGTATTTAACAGGCATGCTGTACTTTTAGAGTGTACAAAATTTGAAATGTTAGTTTTTACAAATGATCTATTAAGGCAGTAGAGTTTTCAAGCTTTCTTCACAAACCTACATACATGCATAAAACATATCTCCTTGAAAGAGGTTCGGGAAACAACACATACATGTAACACTCTTTCATAAATGATATTGTATTCCAGTTCACTTTTTGAAAAAGTACTGATTGGGCCCATTAAATAGATTTCATGTTCCACTAATGGGTTTACTCAGTTTGAAAATTTTGTTATTAAAGGGGTAATTGGTACTATAGAAGAATTTCTAGAAGAGTATATCCAGATAGTGACTATCTGGCCcaatatgtgttttattttagagatCAGAGAACACTATCTGGAAGGAACAGTTTAAATCAGGAGTCCTCAACCCCTGGACTGTGGACTGGTACTGGCCTGTGGCCTGTTAGAaaccgggctgcacagcaggaggtgagcgacTGGCGAGTgaacattactgcctgagctccatctCCTGTCACATCAGTGGtcgcattagattctcataggggcACGAATcctactgtgaactgcgcatgtgaggcaTCTAGGTTGTGCCCTCCTTATAAGAATGATGATcttgtccgggcacggtggctcacgcctgtaagcccagcactttgggaggccaaggcgggcggatcacgaggtcaggagattgagatcattgtggctaacacggtgaaaccccgtctctactaaaaatacaaaaaattagccagacgtggttgcaggcacctgtagtcccagctactcgggaggctgaggcaggagaatggcttgaacccaggaggcagagcttgcagtgagccgagattgcgccactgcactccagcctgggtgacagagcgagcctccatctcaaaaaaaaaaaaaaagaatgatcatCTGATATgtaacagtttcatcccgaaaccaccCTCCCCACTGCCCATGAAACTGATCCCtagtgccaaaaagtttggggactgctGGATTAAATAATTGtgggggagggaaaaaaaaccagaaataaagaaataatatatttcttaatgTTGCTAATCAACTGGTAAAaggcattttaaatttaaatagcttttAGGCTAAAATAGGTTTACTATATAGTAGAGTATTCTCACTTTAAACCTAAACTTTTACCTTCGTTTCTCATAGCTTCTCTTAAACCTCGAGTTGTTGGAGATATGAGAGCTGTGATTAAGTCACTTCCAGCTAATCCTGCTGCTCGGAACAGGACAGTAAACTGATAGGTACAAACGTAGAAATAGGGGCAAAGTTTTGTCTTCAGCAAATTATATAGAGAAGTAAAGCTCACAGacctataaagtaaaaaaattttcttaaggtgttattaaacatttaatgcaatgtttataattttgtataattCAGTTTGATACCTGGTTTAAAACACAACACAAATATTTTAGATAATGGTTTGAATTTTTGTGGTTACGTATGACTTAGCTTTAAAGGACTGAAATTGGTTATGAGGACTCGCTGATGACTTCTCAATACTTTAATAAACAGTGTATACCACTtaaacacttattttttctttaaacaaaactTAATTGAGAATTGCTTGCTGACTTTCTCTGAGCTGCTGataaaaaaggaagcagagaCTGACAAGAAGTAGCATTAAAGAATtaggggtgtgggtgtgtgtgggggtgtgtgtgtgtgtgtgtgtatatatatatattttttgagacggagtttcgctgtgtgtgtgtgtgtgtgtgtctgtctgtgtatatatatatatatatatttttttttttttctgagacggtgtttcgctctgttgcccaggctttatatatatatatatatattttttgagacggagtttcgctctgtcgcccaggctggagtgcagtggcgcaatctcggctcactgcaagctctgcctcccgggttcacgccattctcctgcctcagcctcccgagtagctgtgactataggcgcccgccaccacaccaggctattttttttgtatttttagtagagacggggtttcaccgtgttagccaggatggtctcaatctcctgaccttgtgatccgcctgcctcggcctcccaaagtgctgggattacaggtgtgagccaccgcacccggcctgtctgTCTGTATATATTTAACCAACACATATACATTCTACCACAATTAGGTAAAGAATGACtaacagctaaaaaaaaaaaaaaaaaagtaaacagtttACATGTTGGTTATTAACAGGTTCAGATAAAATTCACAAGGATCTAGATACCCTTCTGCCATTAACGTATCCAGTCACAAATATTATAGAGAATGCtgctaaaataaaattcactattGAATTATACAAGTTTCTCTTACTAATCTTACCAGTCACTCATTAAAACATGCTGCAGGGTTGCATCACTTGACCAAGGACTTGTCTTTCCAGCCATTTTTCTATCAGCTCCAATACGAGGGAACAGTGGTAGCCAAGACAAAGCAGGGTGGAGCCAATAGATAAGGCTCTGCTGGAAGGTACAACGGAGCTCAGTGGAGAGTTTGGGATCCTAAAATCCAAAGGTGACAGTGggcagtttttgcccattgagaAATAGAGAATTTTATTAAAGACAATATATACCAAACACTTAGGTCTAAGAATCTTTATTGCTTTCTATAGGAAAGCATTAATAACTGTTATAGGAACGAAAACATAGTTTATCCTTATTTGAGCCAGATGTAATGTTAAGCCGTAGTATCAGAACATTTAAACATAGATGGGAACATTTGCCTGTTTCTACCATCCTTAAGGACAATGACTACCTTTTTTATCATGAGGAATAGGGGTAGGCATGTGTGTGTAGGTAACACTACATCCAACCCTCTCTCCAAAATGCTGTTTTAAAAGTAGCCAGTAAACACTGATATGGCAAATCACAAATCATCCTaatctatttattgaaaagatgtaTAATATACCAAGACCTTTTTCAGGGTAATCCTTTTTAACCTAGtttgagactttaaaaaaattttttgaagatacagtctcactctgtcactgaggctagagtacagtggcacaatcagagctcactgcagtcttgacctcctgggcttaaacaatcctcccacctgagcctcccaagtagctgggactataggcacccaccaccatgctcagctaatttttttttttttttttttgtagagatggggtctcactacgttactcaggctggtctcaagcaatcctcatacctcagcctcccaaagtgctgagattacaggcatgggctattATGCCCAGCCTCCCAGTTTTGAGTTgatgctttaaaataatcaaaatgtatttctctAAAACCATTCTAGAACTCACAAACTccacaaaatttataaaatttttcttatacAGGTAAGAAAATCTGTAAATCCATCAGCCCTTGCAATCCCACCCAATTgcttttcacttctttctttgtattttctttctcaaaaagccttagagaaaaataatttaacaatttttgCCTCCAACACTGACTAATTTGCAGGACAAGTCTCTAAATGTATGAGCAGTTACTcaatctgacttaaaaaaaaaaaaggtatgaaagCACCATAAGCACCATTTGGGAAAGACAAAATTTCCTAAGTCTTTGTATCTTtaaatttccaaagaaaaactTAATGGAAGGCAGTATTTGCTATTTTGCAAAGGAGAGCATTTCACGCTTAATTTGTTACTTTAACACATAACTATTTTATTTCAGAGTTACCTGTATACTTTTAGGCAAAGTAACTTCTGTTGCCCTACAATGCTGGACAAGACCTTGAGCTTCTTCCTGTGctttcaaatgatctgcccaggTAAAGGGTTGAGAAGAGGTGAAAAGGAGTCGCGTTTTAATACTCCAGTCCACAGGTAACTCAGTACTTTTTGAGGATGGAATATCAGGCTCGGAGAATGATACATGTGAAGTctttagaaaacaaagaatacaaaaattagtcgagtaTCAAGAAAAAACCTTCAACCTAAAGATTTTATCAGCTAACATACTCATGATCACTGAAAAGTAAAAATCATATAAACTGTATaataaataacatgaaaaatatattacaCACTGTAAAAAAGTCTGAAAGGAGTCACACTAAACTTTTAACCATGGTTACCTATGGGAAGCGGGAATTTGTTGTTGGGGGTAGGGGTGGTGGAGGAGCAGATTTCactttttagtttttacattCTTTATGGTAGTATAGATGTTTGTATTGAAGTAGAAATATTCCAAGTGTTAAAACATTTTGGATCTTTTAAGCTTCTGAAACTCTGCATCCAGGGCTAACAAAGCCCATATTTAAGAAacatttcctgacttcaaatATTTCCCCTCAACCTGTCTGCTTCAGGTCAACGTTCtccacaatacaaaaaaaaatttttttttaaactgagacggagtctccctctgtcgcctaggctgagtgaagtggtgtgatctcggctcagtaccaacctctgccgcctgggatCAAGCGAccctcgtgcctcggcctcccgagtagctgggactacaggcgtgccccaccacgcctggctaatttttttgtatttttaattgagacgggggtttcatcatattggccaggctgttctcgaactcctggcctcaggtgtgatccgcctgcctcagcctcccgaagtgttgggattacaggcatgagccactgtgcccagccaaggatTCTTTTATATCACAATAAAATATCAGAGAAGGGGGAACTATCTTGGATAGACCATAACAAGGTCACTTATTTACAAGAGAAACTGGGTCTTGGAGAACTCTTCTAGCCTGTTCCCATTAGGACAAACCGCATTTATCAAACTACACAGCACAATAGTAGTAGTTGGGGAATGGAAACGTGTGTGTGTTACGGGAGGAGAGCAACGAGGTTCAGTGCTATGCCACAACCTGTGGAGGTGGGCCAGGAGGGCTGGCTCTGAGTGATGAGCTGGAGAAGTCAACTGCCCAAAGAAGAGTGTTAAAAACTGTTAGAGAGTAAAAGAAAACCCCCACGTCTATTAGGCCTATTTTAGCGCTGGCTACCTTTACAGTCATCATTACTGTATTAAACCAACTCCTTTACCTTGGCTGATGCAGTATTTTCATCCCTGGTAGAGATGATCAAGCCTCTCTGTAAAACTACTTTCCTAGCAAAATGCTTCTGAGaagtataaatgtatttttaaaaataggctcaAATCCTAGCTATGAAAAAAAGTTTATACAAATACACATtctaatgatatttaaaaagtattacctGGGGTAATTCAGTAACAGTTGTTCTTTCAGGAAACTTCTCTTCCCATAGCAAATCATTTTCTTGATTAGAATCTAAAAACTGAGGTTAAATATATTGTCCTTTAAAATTTAAAGGATGCTGAAGTTTGCGTTAAATATGTACAGAGCCTCACCTGGCATACACGTTTCTAAATAAATGCAAGTGCATCCAAATTCAGACGCATCCCATCCAATCTATGAGTTTCAACACTTGAGTTTTGTGTCTGAACTTTAGTATCAAAATTGAGGGGAACAAGGACCGGCGTTTCA
Proteins encoded in this region:
- the DONSON gene encoding protein downstream neighbor of Son isoform X1, with the translated sequence MALSVPGYSPGFRKPPEVVRLRRKRARSRGAAASPPRELTEPAARRAALAAGLPLRPFPAAGGRGGGGGPATARRNPFARLDNRPRVAAEPPDGPAREQPEAPGPFLDSNQENDLLWEEKFPERTTVTELPQTSHVSFSEPDIPSSKSTELPVDWSIKTRLLFTSSQPFTWADHLKAQEEAQGLVQHCRATEVTLPKSIQDPKLSTELRCTFQQSLIYWLHPALSWLPLFPRIGADRKMAGKTSPWSSDATLQHVLMSDWSVSFTSLYNLLKTKLCPYFYVCTYQFTVLFRAAGLAGSDLITALISPTTRGLREAMRNEGIEFSLPLIKESGHKKETASGTSLGYGEEQAISDEDEEESFSWLEEMGVQDKIKKPDILSIKLRKEKHEVQMDHRPESVVLVKGINTFTLLNFLINSKSLVATSGPQAGLPPTLLSPVAFRGATMQMLKARSVNVKTQALSGYRDQFSLEITGPIMPHSVHSLTMLLRSSQSGSFSAVLYPHEPTAVFNICLQMDKVLDMEVVHKELTNCGLHPNTLEQLSQIPLLGKSSLRNVVLRDYIYNWRS
- the DONSON gene encoding protein downstream neighbor of Son isoform X2 is translated as MALSVPGYSPGFRKPPEVVRLRRKRARSRGAAASPPRELTEPAARRAALAAGLPLRPFPAAGGRGGGGGPATARRNPFARLDNRPRVAAEPPDGPAREQPEAPGPTSHVSFSEPDIPSSKSTELPVDWSIKTRLLFTSSQPFTWADHLKAQEEAQGLVQHCRATEVTLPKSIQDPKLSTELRCTFQQSLIYWLHPALSWLPLFPRIGADRKMAGKTSPWSSDATLQHVLMSDWSVSFTSLYNLLKTKLCPYFYVCTYQFTVLFRAAGLAGSDLITALISPTTRGLREAMRNEGIEFSLPLIKESGHKKETASGTSLGYGEEQAISDEDEEESFSWLEEMGVQDKIKKPDILSIKLRKEKHEVQMDHRPESVVLVKGINTFTLLNFLINSKSLVATSGPQAGLPPTLLSPVAFRGATMQMLKARSVNVKTQALSGYRDQFSLEITGPIMPHSVHSLTMLLRSSQSGSFSAVLYPHEPTAVFNICLQMDKVLDMEVVHKELTNCGLHPNTLEQLSQIPLLGKSSLRNVVLRDYIYNWRS